The proteins below are encoded in one region of Mangifera indica cultivar Alphonso chromosome 7, CATAS_Mindica_2.1, whole genome shotgun sequence:
- the LOC123221419 gene encoding F-box/kelch-repeat protein At3g23880-like: MEGFTTIPSRQKESAAPGPFFPHEIIHEILLKLPTKSLLRFKSVCKTWRELISTHEFAINHLTETSEKFRRIGVIELENLRYDHLSLYSLATQGASRAGEAKKETICFAPTANEFIFTRIWPYDGNRRIICTKVLGSCNGMLLIRLETDEGSNGVPVTFLLWNPTIREFKMIPGFYIRSSFRFQVSGFGYNSSIDNYKVVVIMSNWNSDLVHGLIYNLKTNSWKQVENFYFPPSHIYLPDEIGTTLVNGAPHWVTLSLNEGEVNKIIYFDLVEEEFKEFLSPPPSVGTFRTSLGIFEGCLCEIRLRREENYTEHTLEVWVMKEYGVTESWIKLMNLSLGLWLSNTRHIRPLTVSKNGDEVVMIIYWRNMVSFNPTTGEVKNVSLRVDRGHVTASYEESLVSPNRFGTTGSEDGTY; the protein is encoded by the coding sequence ATGGAGGGTTTTACAACAATTCCCAGTAGACAGAAAGAGAGCGCAGCGCCAGGGCCATTCTTTCCGCATGAAATTATACACGAAATCCTTCTCAAACTACCCACAAAATCTCTCTTGCGATTCAAGTCTGTTTGCAAAACATGGCGTGAGTTAATCTCAACTCACGAGTTTGCCATAAATCATCTCACTGAAACATCTGAAAAGTTCCGTAGAATTGGAGTCATCGAATTAGAAAACTTAAGGTATGACCATCTTTCTCTATACAGTCTTGCCACTCAAGGCGCATCGCGTGCTGGGGAagcaaaaaaagaaacaatttgttTCGCTCCTACAgccaatgaatttatttttaccaGGATATGGCCTTACGATGGCAACAGAAGAATCATCTGCACCAAGGTATTGGGGTCGTGTAATGGTATGTTACTGATACGATTAGAAACTGATGAGGGATCCAATGGAGTCCCAGTGACATTCCTGCTATGGAATCCAACAATTAGGGAATTCAAGATGATTCCAGGATTCTATATTAGAAGTTCTTTTCGTTTTCAGGTTTCGGGGTTTGGTTACAATTCATCTATTGATAATTACAAAGTGGTAGTGATTATGTCTAATTGGAACAGTGATTTGGTACAtggtttaatttataatctCAAGACAAATTCATGGAAACAAGTGGAAAATTTTTACTTCCCTCCCAGTCACATTTACTTACCTGATGAAATAGGAACAACACTTGTGAATGGAGCTCCACATTGGGTAACACTGAGCTTAAACGAAGGTGaggttaataaaataatttattttgatttagtaGAGGAGGAGTTCAAGGAGTTTCTATCTCCTCCTCCTTCAGTCGGTACTTTCAGGACTTCTTTGGGTATTTTTGAAGGTTGCCTTTGTGAAATTCGACTTCGAAGGGAAGAAAATTACACTGAACATACATTAGAGGTTTGGGTTATGAAGGAATATGGAGTGACAGAATCATggattaagttgatgaatttGTCATTAGGTTTATGGCTTAGTAATACAAGACACATAAGGCCATTAACTGTTTCAAAGAATGGTGATGAAGTGGTTATGATTATATATTGGCGTAACATGGTTTCATTCAACCCTACAACAGGAGAAGTGAAGAATGTTTCGTTGCGTGTTGATAGGGGTCATGTGACAGCTTCTTATGAGGAGAGTCTTGTTTCACCAAATCGATTCGGTACGACAGGCTCAGAAGATGGTACATACTAA